GTTGCTTTCGCCTGGGGATCGGGTGTGGGTAAAAATTCCCAAGACCGGCTACGTCGGAGTAGGACGGGTGCGGGAGCCGAGCCAGCCTATTCGCGACTTGGTGTTCGATACACCTGAAGGGCCGCGCGGAGCCACGGAGGTGTTGGAGGACGGTGAGCGCTTCGCCCAGTGGGCAGACGATCCCGAAAACGCGGAATACGCAGTCACTGTTGACTGGTTGGACCGTGTCAGTGCTGCACGCGCCTTCAACGAGTTGGGCTTGTTCGGCAATCAGAACACCGTCTGTCAGCCCACGACTCCCAAGTGGCGCCATACCGTCGAGCGTTTGAAGAACGTGTTTACCAATTGGGATGCGGTAGTGGGGTCCAGGTAAGCGCCTGATGTGACCACCGCGGCTATGGCGGCCGCCAAACACGAAAAAGCCGGCTCTGGGCCGGCTTTTTCGTAAAGCACTGGATTTAGTGGTGGAGCGGAGGAGGATCGAACTCCCGACCTTCGCATTGCGAACGCGATTTTTCGCCCTTTCGGATCAATGATTTTACACTTAACGCATTGATTTAACGGATCTCTATGTTTCGCGATACTTCGCGATATCATGGCATTTGCTGTTACTGTGCAGTTACGGATGCCGATGAAGCTCCAGAAGAAGCTTTCGCCCGCCATCGTCGAAGCGTCTAGGCCAGAAACCGAGCCCTACCGGATATGGGACACGTCGGTTCCTCAGTTGTTCCTGCGCGTCCAGCCATCCGGGGTGAAGTCCTGGAACGTTCAATGGACCCGCACCAGCAGCAAGTCGCTGGGCAAATGGCCTGGGGTGACGGTCGAGTCCGCACGGGTGAAGGCAAAAGCCTTGCTAGTGGAAACTGACCAACATGGCGCGCCGCTGGCGGTGCTGGACGCCAAAAAGCCGAGGATGTACACGCTCAAGGGATTCATCGAGCAGGAGTTCCAGCCCTGGGCGTCAGCAAACCGGAAATGGGGCGATGGCGCCGCTGACCGAATCCTGGCGGTCTTCGAGGAGTTCCACGACAAGCCATTGGCCGAGTTGAACGCCTGGATCATTGAGAAGTGGCGATCGAGGCGCATCAAGGCAGGCGTCAGCCCCAACACCTGCAATCGCGACCTGGCGACGTTGAAATCAGCGATGAAGCGCGCACTAGCGTGGGGCCTGATCGAGGCCGACCCATTGGGGGCGGTGAAGCAAGCTAAGGTGGACAGCACGCGTGTCCGATACCTGACAGCGGATGAGGAAAAGCGGTTGCGTGGGGCGCTGGCCGGTCGGGACGAAGCGGCCCGCGAATCTAGGGCTCGGAACAACGCATGGCGTAAGGAGCGCGGCCAAGAGCCGCTGCCGGCGCTCGGCGCCCATGACTTCGGCGACCACCTGTCGCCAGCGGTCGTACTGTCGCTCAATACCGGCTTGCGCCGTGGCGAGCTGACCTCCCTTGAGTGGTCAGACATTGACTTCCACGCCAAGGTCCTGACGGTGCGAGCCGCTGCCGCCAAGTCGGGCGCTATGCGTCGAATTCCGCTCAATGAGGAGGCAGTGAACACCTTGAAGCAGTGGCGGAAGCAAGCAGGCGAACAAGGGCGCATCTTCCCGTTCCGCGACTTTAAGACCGCATGGGGAGCCCTCCTGGAGGAAGCAAAGGTCACTGACTTCCGCTGGCACGATCTCCGTCACCATTTCGCCAGCAGACTGGCTCAGGCAGGCGTCAACTTGAACGCCATCCGCGATCTGATGGGGCACGCGGACCTGAAGATGACCCTTCGCTATTCGCACCTGTCGCCCGACAACCTAGCGGCTGCCGTTGCTGTACTGGGTGCTGCTCGAACGAAAGGGGCTGCACGACGCAAGAGCGTTTAAACGCCGCGGACCATACGCTAGAGCGACCGTTCGACCGGAAATTCCTGCAATGGAGTGCTGGAGTGTCCATGTCGAAACTGACCCCGTCGCAAATATCGCGACGTATCGCAAGGGTCTACACGCATGCAGCGTATCGAACCACTCAAGTTGTCCCTGCGGGACATCGCCGACGCAACTGGTGAAAGTCTCGCGCTGATCCACGATGCCATCAATGCCGGTCACCTGGATACTTTCCTGGTCGGTCGTCGGCGCTTCGCACGCCCAGCCGCTGTCGCGGCCTGGGTCGATTTCCTGGAGCATCGCAGCAAGGCAGGGAAGCCGGTTTCCTATCGGGCGCGTGCTGGCGCGCGCATGGGGGCGACTGCATGAAGCCAGTGCATCTAACCACCGGAATGGCAAGCGGATCTAGGGAGGGTGGCCTGCAAGAATCCGGCACCTTCAATCTCGCCGCTACGACTCAGTTTCGAGGATATTCAGGCCTGACATCGCAACGATTCCCCGGTAAGCGACGAGCGATCTTGCACGCCTGTGATCGAGCAGCCTCGCTGCGCGCAGTAGAGGATTTTGTCCATGCAGGAATGTTTGTTCGGCATGTTACCGGCACCTACGGTCCCCTGACCCGCGAAGCGATCGCGAACGAAGCACTAACGTATGCGCGGCTTTCGCCGGCAAGGAAGGAAGTGCGGCCGATTGATGTTGCGGCGATCATGGCGCACATAGATGAACTGGTCCGGGAGAAGTACGCCGCATGAGCGCAGCATCGACAGCGCAAGTTCGAGACCCTGCCGACAGTTGCAATGCATGGATTACGGCGTTCGCGCGTTCCGCTGCGATCCGTGAAGCTGGACTGTACGAAGCATACGAGGCTGCCGAAGCCGCTCGTGACCTTGAAGCCTGCGACCGTATGGCGGCCCAGGTGGGGCACCCGCATGACCCTCCATTGGCCGTCAGCGAGGCTCGGGCCGATTCATTTGCCTTCGCGGGTGTCGGCGAACAGCTCGCTGCCGGTATTAAGCCGATTCAATGGCTGGTCCGCAATTACGTCGAAGCGGGCTCTCTGGCGCTAATGTTCGGTGATCCCGGTTGCGGCAAGTCGTTTGCGGCGATCGATCTGGCGTGCTGCATAGCGACGGGTACGCCATGGCACGGCAACAGGACGACGCCAGGCGCGGTGTTCTACATCGCTGGCGAGGGCCAGAATGGCTTGATGCGCCGATTCGCGGCCTGGTCGCAGCACTGCGGCATACCACTATCCGGTGCGCCCCTGTTCGTCGGCCAACGTCCCGCCCAGCTTTGCGACGCCATCGCAGCTGCGGAGGTCGCGCATGCCGTCGAACAGATGCATGAGGCGAGGGGACACAAGCCCGCTCTGATAATCGTCGACACGCTTGCGCGTAACTTCGGAGGGGACGAGAACAGCCAGGAAGATATGGTCGCGTTCATTGCGAACTTGGATCTCTTCCTACGGAAGAGCGGCGAATCGGGGGCAACTGTCCTGGTAGTCCATCACTCCGGGCATGCCGATAAGTCGCGTGGTCGTGGCAGCTCCGCGCTGAAGGGTGCGGTAGACGCCGAGTATTCATTGACGAAGGACGACGCCGGTATCGTCCGCATGGAGGCGACCAAGATGAAGGACGCTGAGCAGCCCATGCCAGTGGCATTCAAGCTCGAAACGGTGGAGCTTGACGGCGTGGTGGATGACGAGGGCCAGCCGGTTACAAGTTCTGTCCTGTGGAGTGTGGCGCATACGCCGCCCGCCAGG
The sequence above is a segment of the Lysobacter silvisoli genome. Coding sequences within it:
- a CDS encoding AAA family ATPase: MSAASTAQVRDPADSCNAWITAFARSAAIREAGLYEAYEAAEAARDLEACDRMAAQVGHPHDPPLAVSEARADSFAFAGVGEQLAAGIKPIQWLVRNYVEAGSLALMFGDPGCGKSFAAIDLACCIATGTPWHGNRTTPGAVFYIAGEGQNGLMRRFAAWSQHCGIPLSGAPLFVGQRPAQLCDAIAAAEVAHAVEQMHEARGHKPALIIVDTLARNFGGDENSQEDMVAFIANLDLFLRKSGESGATVLVVHHSGHADKSRGRGSSALKGAVDAEYSLTKDDAGIVRMEATKMKDAEQPMPVAFKLETVELDGVVDDEGQPVTSSVLWSVAHTPPARAGKVGRGRNQTLALSILDDLIDEHRARLTGTGHSPDGARVKVDEWRDRVIATGIDRKRFYDLRNTLKDAGRIVIEFGGYVRPIGDESPL
- a CDS encoding site-specific integrase; the encoded protein is MKLQKKLSPAIVEASRPETEPYRIWDTSVPQLFLRVQPSGVKSWNVQWTRTSSKSLGKWPGVTVESARVKAKALLVETDQHGAPLAVLDAKKPRMYTLKGFIEQEFQPWASANRKWGDGAADRILAVFEEFHDKPLAELNAWIIEKWRSRRIKAGVSPNTCNRDLATLKSAMKRALAWGLIEADPLGAVKQAKVDSTRVRYLTADEEKRLRGALAGRDEAARESRARNNAWRKERGQEPLPALGAHDFGDHLSPAVVLSLNTGLRRGELTSLEWSDIDFHAKVLTVRAAAAKSGAMRRIPLNEEAVNTLKQWRKQAGEQGRIFPFRDFKTAWGALLEEAKVTDFRWHDLRHHFASRLAQAGVNLNAIRDLMGHADLKMTLRYSHLSPDNLAAAVAVLGAARTKGAARRKSV